Proteins encoded by one window of Haliotis asinina isolate JCU_RB_2024 chromosome 6, JCU_Hal_asi_v2, whole genome shotgun sequence:
- the LOC137288175 gene encoding lanC-like protein 3: MSRSRYFVNRLKDFREGSEVVLATSKWKEMSESLAKTVSEKMAPNLDNCDGGLYVGNAGVAYMFWYLASSAAFEEKRKQLLEQAFEYFGVSLKYATGRRSRDSDTSFILGKSGVYAVGSLIANSMGNEKLSSEYAAKYASYAKEVEKLNLSCGSDELFVGRAGYLCGLLNLHKKLGQKVLSDADVNAICRAIVESGRQYARRHKSASPLMYAYYDTEYLGAAHGLSSILQMLLSFPQFIHSNADAEQDVRQAVDFMLSLEQPNFNYAPAMDEVQRRCRPDSEELVHWCHGAPGIIYLFVRAFKVWGDEKYLQACVRCGEVTWHRGLLRKGPGICHGVAGSGYVFLVLYRLTGHKKFLHRAQQYAEFLYTPEFQSGARVPDSPYSLYEGWAGTVCYLADLTQPESAELPLFDVF; this comes from the exons ATGTCCCGATCCAGATATTTCGTGAATAGGTTAAAAGACTTTAGGGAAGGGTCGGAAGTAGTGCTTGCAACCTCAAAATGGAAAGAAATGTCAGAATCGCTGGCAAAGACAGTCTCAGAAAAGATGGCACCAAATTTGGATAATTGTGATGGTGGTCTCTATGTTGGAAATGCTGGAGTGGCGTACATGTTTTGGTATCTAGCATCCTCTGCAGCTTTCGAAGAGAAGAGAAAACAGCTGTTAGAACAAGCGTTTGAATATTTTGGAGTGTCTTTGAAGTATGCAACTGGCAGAAGAAGCCGAGATTCTGACACCTCATTTATTCTGGGCAAAAGTGGGGTGTATGCTGTCGGTAGCCTCATTGCAAATTCAATGGGCAATGAAAAACTCAGTAGCGAATATGCAGCGAAATATGCATCTTATGCAAAGGAAGTGGAGAAACTGAACCTCTCCTGTGGCTCAGATGAACTGTTTGTGGGAAGAGCTGGCTATCTTTGTGGACTGTTGAATCTCCATAAAAAATTAGGGCAAAAG GTGCTGAGTGATGCTGATGTAAATGCCATATGTAGAGCAATAGTTGAGTCCGGGAGGCAGTATGCCCGCAGACATAAGTCAGCCTCACCACTAATGTATGCCTACTACGACACTGAGTATCTAG GTGCAGCCCATGGACTATCCTCCATCCTGCAGATGTTGTTGAGCTTTCCCCAGTTCATCCATTCCAACGCAGATGCCGAGCAAGATGTGCGACAGGCAGTGGACTTCATGCTGAGTCTAGAGCAGCCCAACTTTAACTACGCTCCTGCCATGGATGAAGTGCAGAGGAGATGTCGACCCGACTCGGAGGAGCTTGTGCATTGGTGTCATGGTGCACCAG GCATAATCTACCTGTTTGTCCGAGCGTTCAAGGTGTGGGGTGATGAGAAGTACCTGCAGGCATGTGTCAGATGTGGGGAGGTCACGTGGCACCGAGGACTGCTGCGGAAAGGTCCAGGGATCTGCCACGGTGTGGCTGGCAGTGGCTACGTCTTCTTGGTGCTGTACCGCCTCACAGGCCACAAGAAGTTCCTCCATCGAGCTCAACAATACGCAGAGTTCCTGTACACCCCCGAGTTCCAGTCTGGGGCTAGAGTTCCTGACAGCCCATACAGTTTGTACGAAGGATGGGCTGGCACCGTCTGCTACTTGGCAGACTTGACCCAGCCAGAATCAGCAGAGTTACCCCTCTTTGATGTGTTTTAA